One window of Centropristis striata isolate RG_2023a ecotype Rhode Island chromosome 21, C.striata_1.0, whole genome shotgun sequence genomic DNA carries:
- the sstr2a gene encoding somatostatin receptor type 2 has protein sequence MALDQWPFLPTSPNISIPEPLLYDSYLQGNESDLDLNFTETRERHQDKTSSVVITFIYFIVCSVGLCGNALVIYVILRYAKMKTVTNIYILNLAVADVLFMMSLPFIALQLALVHWPFGEVLCRVIMTVDSLNQFTSIFCLMVMSIDRYLAVVHPIKSTKWRKPRVAKLINLTVWGVSLLVILPAMIFSGLDKVPVCGIMWPEPQDVYSTAFIVYTFLIGFFLPLSVICMCYLLIIVKVKSSGMRVGSTKRKRSERKVTRMVSIVVAVFVLCWLPFFIFNVASVTGSIKPTSAVKSAFDFVVVLGYANSCANPILYAFLSDNFKKSFQNVLCLKKVAGLDEIERSDSRADRSRMVNDAAIINANLETHNAALLNGELQTSI, from the exons ATGGCCTTGGATCAGTGGCCCTTTCTCCCGACGTCCCCCAACATCTCCATCCCCGAGCCCCTCCTGTACGACAGCTACCTCCAGGGGAACGAGTCCGACCTGGATCTGAACTTCACTGAGACCAGGGAGCGACACCAGGACAAGACCAGCTCAGTGGTAATCACCTTCATCTACTTCATAGTCTGCTCCGTGGGGCTGTGCGGCAACGCGCTGGTCATATACGTCATCCTGCGCTACGCCAAAATGAAGACGGTGACCAACATCTACATCCTGAACCTGGCCGTGGCGGATGTTCTGTTCATGATGAGCCTGCCGTTCATCGCCCTGCAGCTGGCTCTGGTCCACTGGCCCTTTGGAGAGGTGCTGTGCAGGGTGATCATGACTGTTG ACTCTCTCAATCAGTTCACCAGCATCTTCTGTCTGATGGTGATGAGCATCGATCGGTACTTGGCTGTGGTCCACCCTATTAAGTCCACAAAATGGCGGAAACCGCGTGTGGCCAAGCTCATTAACCTGACGGTATGGGGTGTGTCCCTGTTAGTCATCCTACCTGCTATGATCTTCAGCGGCCTTGATAAGGTGCCAGTGTGTGGGATCATGTGGCCGGAGCCCCAGGACGTCTATTCCACAGCCTTCATAGTCTACACCTTCTTAATCGGATTCTTTCTGCCACTGTCAGTCATATGTATGTGCTACCTGCTCATAATAGTCAAG GTCAAGTCATCTGGCATGCGGGTGGGTTCCACCAAGCGCAAGCGTTCTGAGCGTAAGGTGACAAGGATGGTGTCCATCGTGGTGGCAGTGTTCGTCCTCTGTTGGCTGCCTTTCTTCATTTTCAATGTCGCCTCCGTCACCGGCTCCATCAAGCCCACCTCCGCCGTGAAGAGCGCCTTCGACTTTGTAGTGGTGCTGGGATACGCCAACAGCTGCGCCAACCCCATCCTGTACGCCTTCCTGTCGGACAACTTCAAGAAGAGCTTTCAGAACGTCCTGTGTCTGAAAAAGGTGGCAGGACTGGACGAGATAGAGCGGAGTGACAGCAGGGCGGACAGGAGCAGGATGGTTAATGATGCCGCCATCATCAACGCCAATTTGGAGACCCACAATGCTGCCCTGCTCAATGGGGAGCTGCAGACCAGCATCTGA